The Cryptomeria japonica chromosome 9, Sugi_1.0, whole genome shotgun sequence DNA segment TGGTACCTGTcaaaaaaaagaatggagacataagACTATGTGTGGACTTCAGAAATCTAAACATATCATCATTGAAGGACAATTACCCTCTACCAAATATGGACACCATGTTGTAGAAGGTAACCAGATGTGAGCTtctatccatgatggatggatttttcggTTATAATCAGGTAAAAGTCAAGGAAGCAAAACAATATAAAACAACTTTCACAACACCATGGAGAACTTACATGTATGCTAGGATGCCATTCGAATTGACTAATGTAAGAGCAACTTtctagagagcaatggatgtagcattCGCAAAACTGATAGATGTGATCATGTTGATATATCAGGATGACTTGACTGCCTACTTAAAGAAGGTAGAGGACCATTGCAACCActtggaaaaatattttaaaagggCTTTGGAATATGGGATATCACTTAACtcgaagaaatgtcattttggggttgaAGAAGGAAAGATTTTAGGACATATAGTgtctaaagaaggagtaagaatTGATCCAGAGAGGGTGTCTGCAATTAATGAAGCCCCTATCCCCAAAAACCATTAAGGCCATTTAGTCATTCCTAGGATAGATAAACTTTGTCAGAAGATTTATCTTGAACTTTGCAGATATTGTAAAACCTATAGTGTGGATGTTACGAAAGGAAGCTAAAATAGACTGGACTGCTGAAACATTGGATGTATTTATAGCCATCAAGAGGGCAATAACTGAAGAATCTGTGTTGATATCACCAGATTTCAGTAAACCATTCTTGATATTCTCCTTTACTTCTTGTCACACAGTAGCAGCGGTACtattacaaaagaataaagatggtTATGAACAACCAATTACATACTTCAGCAAATCTTTGAGCCCTACTAAAATAAAGTATGAGATAAATGAAAAGAAAGCCTATGCCCTTGTAAAAACAGCCAAACACTTCAGGTCATATCTAGTGCGGGCAAAGGTGATAGCTTATGTCCCCAATGCAGCGGTGAAAGATATATTTAGACAAACTAAAGTCATAgggaaaagatgcaaatggataaaTCAAATTCAAGAGTTTGACATTGAGCTTAAGATTTCACAAGTCATAAAAGGATAGGGATTAGCTAAACTCATGGCTGAAGTAGATATTAAGAAGTCACAAATAAATGAAATCAGGTTGGAAGAAGTTAATTTTAGTATTGAACATACAACATGGTACAAAGACATTATGTATTACCTCAAACATATGAAGTGCTCGGATGGCATGACTAAAAATCAAAAGAGGACTTTAAAATTTCAATCTTTGAAGTATATGATAGTTAATGGTGATttatattggaagaatagagatggAATATTGCTACTTTGCTTAGATGAATATCAAGAAGAAAAAATCTTGCAGGAAATGCATAGTGGGGTGTGTGGTGGTCATTTATCTGCCAAGACTACAATCCATAAAATACTAAGGGTTGGATATTACTGGTCGCATGTATTTAATGATTTCTATAAGTATGTCAGGAAGTGTGAAGCATACCAAGATTTCTCAGGAAAGATGAAGTACCAAGGAGCACTCCTGTTAAGACCTATGCAAGCTGAAGAACCCTTCCAATAATGGGGGTTGGATTTTATAGGGGAAATATATGATAAATCAAGTGGAGGACATAGATAGATATTAGTAGCCACTAATTACCTtactaaatgggtggaagcaaaCCCTACTAGACAAgctactagtaaagtggtaatCAAGTTCATGATGGAGAATATTATTACTAGGTTTGGTGTCCATGCAAGAATCATTACTGACAATGGTATGTGTTTCAGATCTGGAGAATTTAATACTTTTTGTAAgtaatatggcattaagatatcacattcatCCCCTTAgcatcctcaaggtaatggacaggaTGAATCTAGCAACAAGAATATTCTCAAAATCATCAAAAGAGTGTTGGGACATAAtaaaaaggcttgggattcaaaacTGAATTTGGCACTTTGGGCAAATAGGATAACAATAAATAAATCCATAGGAAGGTCCccatttgaattggtctatggtAAGAAGGGTAGACTCCCTCTTGACAATCTCTTGCCTGTTCATAAATTTATAGTACAGGAAGAAATTGATGTTGTGGATCCTCTACAAGAAAAGCTTGTGCAATTGATAGAATTGGATGAAATTAGGATAGAAGCTCAGAGACAAAATATCAAAGCACAAAATTAGATGAAGAGATTGTATGATAGGAGGGAAACAAATAGAAAATTTGAGATAGGTGATTGGGTCCAGATGTGGGATGCGAGAAATCAAGAAAAAGGAAAGCACGGAAAATTTGAAGCTCTTTGGGTTGGGCCATACATAATTATGGAGAAGATGGGAGAGGACTCATATTTCATACAAAGTGCAACAGGAGAGAATCAAGAATTGCCaatacatggacaattcttgaagaaaTTTTTCTCTTAAATAGAGAAATATATTTCCATGTACAATAGAGTAGGACCCACTTTTCATTATAAATGCCATAATATCTCAATGATGTATGTTCATTCACCAAGGATTCTAAATTCTTGAAGGCACCCGTAGTATACCTCCATCCCCAATCAAAGCCACCATTATACAATATATTCACAAACAAGATATTCCCTGGTCTCTTTAGAAACTACAtaagttttgttaaaaaaaaatgacTAAGTATACCCCTAAGAAATTCTATAGAAACTTTTGAACTTTCATCAACATTAGATTCACAACTCCTATCGGCCAAATTCAGCCATCAGGTGAGCAAAATAAACTCTCACCGAAAATCTTAGTTTCACCAAAAAGATATATCTATTATATCGAAGAAATTGATAAATGTTTCCTCAATAATAGGAACCATCGAAGGGATTTTGGCCACCATAAAAATCAAAAGGGATTCATTGAAGTCATTGTTTCTATAGAAAAATATTGAAATGCCATCGACAATACtattttgaagagatgtgagttttGAAGAACCAATAAAGCATTAGGTCGATGTCTAAAGTCTTATTGACAAAGTAAAATATAGTCAATGGAAGCCAATCATCGAAGGAGGGTTTTTGGCTCTTGGCGAAATGAAAAGTTTCATCGACGTAGTAATATCGAGTAACACATGGAAGTCACTCATCGATGACTTGTCATCGATAGAAATTAGGCATCGGATAAACTATTTCAAGGTATAATGATGGGATGgatttcattgaaaaacaaagttTTGATGAAACGACAAAGGTTCACATTGAAGTTGATCACTCAAAATAAAAATGAATGGGATCCATTTCAATGAAAAATGACGATTCGATGAAAACCTAAAGCACAATAGCAATAACAATACTTTCATTGAAACAAAAGTAAGTTCGATGAAAGGAGACctttcgataagaaagaaagggacaCTGCCGAAGAACGTAGTTTCATTGAAGTAAACGGTAAAATCATTGAACTGTTAGAAGAATTAATTACTTTCTGCCATTAAATCATTCCAAAATTAAATGAAGTCCCATCGTCATAAATTCAAAACAAGTGAGTTCGTGACCATTACATAATAGGTGGATATAACTGATGAAACTACTATAAAATTGTAATAAAAATGACAAGAGGACAATTCAGGTAGCATTGGTTAGAAGAATTCACATAGAGTTTTCAAAATTAAGAAGGTCTAGAACTCCAAGTAAGTTCCCTATTTATGATATTTGTCATTATAATGGAAGTCTCTTCGTCTAAGAAAACCAGAGCTAGGAAACCTAGGGAAACCCAATCTGCAGAGGAGAAACCAAAAAGGTAGAAGAAGGAAGGTCTCCCATTAGACAAAGACTTACAAGACCAGTTCCCCATCTCGAGCTGtcggtccaaaaagattaaaagagaTGACAAGGGCTTGGAGGATAGGTTTGAAAATTTGGGAGACATTTGGACAGAGATTAGAGGGCATGAATTGTTCATCTTTGGATATGTGCAAAGAAATGCTCTGGAGCCTGTAAATAATTTGTGGAGATTGAACCTGGGGAAATCGGAAGTATCCAATATTTTTGTAAATGTTGAACTTATGCAATCTCTAGCCAACAATTATGACCCCAGGACGAAAACTATATATGATTATATGGGGAAACCCATAGTGTCCATCATTAAAGAAGTTATAGAAAGTGTATTTGACttagattggggatttgaagaaaacatagataatagcaaGCTTACTCGGGAGTATTTTAATATGGAATATATATATAAGAGGTGGAGACTCCCTATCCACAGACCAAAAATTGTGGATCAACAGTGCAATTTAGTGAAGGAGATAAAGCTCCCTTTGATGTGTTAACTTTTTCTACCTCTATTTCAAGTACACATATTATTGTGTAGCCCATGTCTTAGGAATAGAAGCCCCCCCCTTGATGGATATAATGGCTATTATAATGTGTGCAGATTTGCAATAAAAGCACCCTAGGGCATTTGATTTTGCTGCTTATTAATCTGAAGCCGTGAATCATGGtttggagaagttgaaaggagaCATGGTGAATATTCATTTCAAATATTATTCTTTTCTCATGCATACATTACTCTGTATTGGACAAGATAAAGGATTATGGCTGGATGGGTTATGTGTCAGGGATTATGATAAAGCTGGAGTGAGGAAGCCTGTACAGTTATGGTTGtcttcatgggaccaaagatacaAAAATAGTCAATATTAGCACTTTGAAGAGTTCTTCATTAAAACACTATACAGATTTCTAGGTTATCCGTGTGATCATTCTATATCTCTAGAAATTCAgagatttcttaggccaaaagagttATGTGAAGACACTCCAATTacacataattggggagattggtactaCTTTCTGGATTATACTCACATAAGGGTGTATGGGTTGGAAGGAAAGCGTTATTTTCTGCCCATTACATTGCCTAATAGAGTAGCTTTCCTTGAGATTATAAGACAATTATCGATAGCCAGTGCTAAACACTTGAAAGATCATGGGAAACAATCCATAGTGCCTTGATTATTGGTTTTTTTAGACTTTACTGTTAAAATTTCAAAAAGCTATGgcttattacagaataaattatcTTATTATAAGATGGTGGAAGGTGATCCTAGGTCAAAATTTGACCCCAAAGGCTATATGGGAGAAGCGAAAGCATCACAGAAGCTTAGGGTTGCAAAACATGTTCCACTAATGTCTGATGATTTCATCAGAAATATGGAAAGGCAAGAAGCTATTGAGAAAAGGAAAAAATGAGTTGGAAATTCTCAATGGTGTCCCTACATATGTTTTCAGGGACATGAGACAAGGTGTTAGGGATATAGAGCCATTGGCACACATGTCTCCTCAATCTATTTCCGAGTATGTCCCTATTGATTCATCAAGAGAAGGGTGTCCACCTAGATATGATTATAACATGCAGATGACTCTGGCAATTGGCCAATATGGTGTACAGGAGATCAATGATGCCAGGTTACTGGAGCATGAAGAATTCATTTCAGACAATGACTTTATTCATACCAAAGAATTTGACTCATTTTTGTGCTAGTACAAAGGGACATTAGTCAAAGCCAATACAGAAGGGAATACCAAGGAAGAGAAGCTCAAAATACTGCAGGAGGAAATAGACCAAGCCATGAAGGAAATGACGCTTGAAAGGGGAAGACTATTACTTAAAGATGCTAGGATATTAATATACTCAGGATGGGATATGAGATCTGCTTTGTTGTTTGACAGTTTTCTAAAGAAACAGGGGCCCGACAAACAAATCATGCCAGATGTAATATATAAGATTTTCatgggatcaggatatgatccagatcagaaagCTCTTATGTTGTGGGCTCTATACCCTAAGGAGAAAATGCCATTACTTGTCGATATTGATGAGGCCTTTGGATATTTAATGGTTCAACAAGTTGGGAAAACTAACCCTAGGGTCACTGCCAAATTGAATTTGGGTGTGGCAAAACCAAATCAAGATCAAGTTGAATTCTTAGTCAGGGAGAATTGGACTTGTAAAGGTTTGTATGAAAAGGCCAGTAAGGAAGTGCAATAGCTACAGGAAATATTACTACAACAAAACTCTGCTCTAGACATTGATGATCTAGGTATGGCACTTGAAACTGGCCGAAAGGTTATAGGTGCTTTGACAGATACTATCTACTGGAAGACTAAGAATGAGAAGTTAATTAAACAAGTAGAAAGTGCTTGATAGAAAATGGATAAactggttaatgatatcattgaacacagaTTTAGAACCATGCTAACACATGCAAATCAGTATTGGAAAGTTTACACTGGGACTGTCAAGGCTCTAAGGGAGCATGAAAGATTAAAGAAACAACTGCAAGAGGTGATGAACAGCGTTGATACCATGACACCTAAAGAGAGAGCAGAAGGGACAACATACTTGGAGACACATGATAGATATGCAGATACATTGAACAAAGACCTCCAAGCGATGGAAGATGGGAACACttcacaaatgccaacaatctacaagGAGGGGGAAGTGATATCATTGGAACAATGGTAGAATGAGCTTGCTAGCATCAAGGAGCGAACCATCTCAGGATTGGATCGGGATAAAGATTTGACCCCTTATGTCAACCAGTTAATCTTTGAGTACATTTCATTGGAGGTAGAGATGAAGAAGTAGAACATTGATGTCAGAGGCTAT contains these protein-coding regions:
- the LOC131858403 gene encoding uncharacterized protein LOC131858403; this encodes MLRKEAKIDWTAETLDVFIAIKRAITEESVLISPDFSKPFLIFSFTSCHTVAAVLLQKNKDGYEQPITYFSKSLSPTKIKYEINEKKAYALVKTAKHFRSYLVRAKVIAYVPNAAYKGTLVKANTEGNTKEEKLKILQEEIDQAMKEMTLERGRLLLKDARILIYSGWDMRSALLFDSFLKKQGPDKQIMPDVIYKIFMGSGYDPDQKALMLWALYPKEKMPLLVDIDEAFGYLMVQQVGKTNPRVTAKLNLGVAKPNQDQVEFLVRENWTCKGLYEKASKEVQ